A single Arcobacter sp. FWKO B DNA region contains:
- a CDS encoding CCE_0567 family metalloprotein, with the protein MDNTELKKEHAKLKRIAVEIAGQIHDIVEDTLWSEYEKLPILSAQVVEAVKQANAFKEENGL; encoded by the coding sequence ATGGATAATACAGAATTAAAAAAAGAGCACGCAAAGCTAAAAAGAATAGCTGTTGAGATAGCGGGACAAATACATGATATTGTTGAGGATACATTATGGAGTGAATATGAAAAACTCCCGATTTTGTCAGCTCAAGTGGTAGAAGCAGTAAAGCAAGCCAATGCCTTTAAAGAGGAAAATGGACTCTAA